The Chanos chanos chromosome 9, fChaCha1.1, whole genome shotgun sequence genome includes the window ttCTTTCGTTTTCTGAAATGTGTGAGCATATGTATTAACTGTACATCTAATCCGAAACAGCTTTTGATGATGTTTCTGACTACTAGGAAATTCAGgtacaaagacaaaaactcaTTTTCAGCAGTTTATTTGAAATCACGACCTTAACTTGTCCACGCTCGGTTCTCCATGTCCCCTTCAGTCTCTCACGTTTCAGAGGTACCGCAGGACTCCGAGTTCTGCTGAAGGAGAGGGGTAGTGTTTGTTAAGACCCTGAAGCATCCAATGACAGTACGATTCCACGTAGAAACCGCGTCCATCATCCAATTCCAACCAATAGCCGCTGCTCGGAGGCGGAGCTCAGGTGCGCGCCGCTGCGTCCACTTGGCGGAGAGCCTGGGAGACGCCTGTGGCAAAAGAGTAACTGTCAAATGCAAGGTTCCTTTAATAAGAGCGATCAGTCCGGCTCCGAGAGTCATGGCGACCACAGCATCCAATCATTACAATATCCTCACCTCCAGTGCATCCATTGTGCACTCGGAGCCCGGGAGCATGCAGCAGGCTACGGCGTACAGGGACGCGCAAACCCTGTTGCAGAGTGACTACACACTGCAGAGCAACAGTCACCCGCTCAGCCACGCGCACCAGTGGATAACGGCATTGTCACACGGAGAAGGGGCTCCTTGGTCGTCCAGTCCCCTTGGCGAACAGGACATCAAACCAGCGGTACAAAGCGCCAGAGACGAGATGCACAATTCCAGCAATTTGCAGCACCAGTCGCGACCACCCCACCTGGTGCACCAGCCGCATGGTAATCATCACGATGCAAGGGCATGGCGAACAACAACGGCGGCTCACATACCGAGCATGGCAACATCAAACGGACCGAGCCTCATTTACTCACAGCCCGGATTCAGTGTGAATGGCCTGATCCCAGGAAGCGGTCAGGGGATACACCATCACAGTTTGAGGGATGCCCACGAAGACCATCACAGCCCCCACCTCAGCGATCACGGCCATCAACCGTCTCAACACCAGCACCAGCAACACCAGAGTCACCACGATCACTCGGACGAGGATACACCGACCTCGGACGACTTGGAGCAGTTTGCTAAGCAGTTCAAACAGAGGAGAATCAAGCTGGGTTTTACGCAAGCTGACGTCGGACTCGCTTTGGGAACGCTGtatggaaatgtgttttctcagacCACAATATGCAGGTTTGAGGCCCTACAACTCAGCTTCAAAAACATGTGTAAGCTAAAGCCTTTGTTGAACAAGTGGTTGGAGGAAGCTGATTCCACTTCTGGCAGCCCAACTAGCTTGGACAAGATCGCGGCTcaggggaggaagaggaaaaagcgGACCTCTATCGAGGTAAGCGTCAAAGGGGCTTTGGAAAGCCATTTCCTGAAGTGCCCAAAGCCAGCAGCGTCGGAAATTACTTCACTAGCGGACAGTCTGCAACTGGAAAAAGAGGTTGTAAGGGTTTGGTTTtgtaacagaagacagaaagagaaacggATGACTCCTCCCGGCGGACCGCTCCCGGGGACCGAGGATGTGTACGGAGACACACCACCACGTCACGGGGTCCAGACACCAGTACAATGAACAAATTTGGACCAATCGTTTGTTTTTTGACTCTCgctttttatttgaaaaaaacaaaaatgacatgttGAGCACGGAGCTATCCAAAAGCGATAGCAGGTGTTACGTTGATTATGTTTAGGCGGGAGCACACAAGATCTGTCGTGAATACCACCCCAAAAAGCGAATATTAGCGACAGAGAGGGAATGTGGGTTTTCCTCAAGAGCTAACAGAACAAATGGTCTGTGAAAAATTTTACCCATCACTGTGACGCGACGCAGTTTTAAGGTTGTAATCCTATTGTTGAAAGAAACACTGCGAAAAAgggaaatatcattttaaaaagtgacCGTTTGGGATTCTGTAGGCAATTGTTTACATACTCAACTTTGTAGTGTACACATACAGCTGCATAATCCTTGCATTGTTTTTGTGCAGGACTAGAGTCCGACCTGAAAAGTGAGTGCTACTGCATTCGATAAATAAACGCCATTTTTTTACATCTGCTGTGAGCGACTGGGGTTGAGCATCGCTTCAACCAGGCGCGACATGAGTGCCAGTCATCCACTCCCAGTAATCAGTAATCTAGGGACGTTCAGCTAGGACCTTTCTGAGGAGGTTTAACaagttgtttattattattattattattattattattattattattattattattattaaagcaCTGCAAGTTAAATTCCCTTAAGGTTACAAGCATATTGCAAGGTCACTCCAGGCAGATTTTGTGCACTTGGCGCAAAGAAGTGGATCTCATTAAAGTGATAAAAATATCACCCTTTTTTCCTCAGTAATATCAATTCTCGCGGTTCTAACCAGAAAAGGCTGCCAACAGTAAGCTCCGCGCCACGCGCCAGCAGCTTGCAGACAGGTCATGGAAGGGCTACGTGGTGACGGAAACCTGGCATTTCCCTCGAGCTAGAAATATTACCACACAATCGTTCCACTGAACAATAGCGGATGGAACTATGTTGTAAATATTGTATAATTCGAAAAGACATGGCTACGTTTCCTTCTCACTGGGGCACttttctttaaatgattttaaaaagcaaaacagatttTAGCTGTtcgattatttttttattgttggtTTGACATGATTTTATATTAGGCCTAGtacattatatttttatttatagtaATTTTTAACAGAAATTATTGCTTGTTCTTTGCTGTATCATTCAGTTGCTTTTTCCGCCATTTTtatgttatgattttttttttatcatttcccGAAGCTCTAACTTTACTATATATTTCAGTGTATATAgtaaacaatttcaaacaatttttGAACATTACCTTCACTGAACAAATACAACAGGCCGTCATTATTCAATtatttgaatgtcttttttcttcctaaAATTACTGAAAATGGCATCACACATCACTGATATAAAAATGGCAAGGAAATGCCGCGTGCTACCTAAATAGCTTTCATTTAGACTTCGTGCATTAGCTATTTTACACTTTTAGCTATTTTAAGAACATTTTATATTTAGCTACATTTAAATCAAAAGAATGTGAAATGAACAAGgctgatattattattattattgttattattattattattattattattattattattattattataggtTTAAccatttttcagtcatgttttacttttgacatcatgtttttttctgcgTTACTGGGAGAATGATCGTGGCAAAATAATGTGATTTAATCACAGCTCTAATTTATTCTCATTTCAAAAAGCTTTTATCCATGTCCCTTAGTAGCCTTTGTTGCATTTATGTGAGAGTAATGCAGtgattatatttacatttattaaaaaatgtaaacataaacatttaaaagatttacGCAGGAACAAAACATAGATTGAAAGATGAGAAAGTGTTGTCTCCTTTACTCCATTAGATATACCGGCACCACGTTGTGTATATACGATGTTTTCCTTAGGCCGCAAGGGGtttttgatattattattataattattattat containing:
- the pou3f2b gene encoding POU domain, class 3, transcription factor 2, with the translated sequence MATTASNHYNILTSSASIVHSEPGSMQQATAYRDAQTLLQSDYTLQSNSHPLSHAHQWITALSHGEGAPWSSSPLGEQDIKPAVQSARDEMHNSSNLQHQSRPPHLVHQPHGNHHDARAWRTTTAAHIPSMATSNGPSLIYSQPGFSVNGLIPGSGQGIHHHSLRDAHEDHHSPHLSDHGHQPSQHQHQQHQSHHDHSDEDTPTSDDLEQFAKQFKQRRIKLGFTQADVGLALGTLYGNVFSQTTICRFEALQLSFKNMCKLKPLLNKWLEEADSTSGSPTSLDKIAAQGRKRKKRTSIEVSVKGALESHFLKCPKPAASEITSLADSLQLEKEVVRVWFCNRRQKEKRMTPPGGPLPGTEDVYGDTPPRHGVQTPVQ